Within Saccharomycodes ludwigii strain NBRC 1722 chromosome IV, whole genome shotgun sequence, the genomic segment TATAAAACCTACGACGGTATTGATGTCTGTGGTTTAAGGGTTGCTAacgaaattaaaaatattgtaaaCGGCACTGTTGGTAAAGTTACCAAGTTCTCTATAATTGGTTATTCGTTAGGCGGTCTAATTTGTAGATTTGCAATTGgtcttttatataaagaCCACTTTTTCGAAGATAATGACATAGACTTGATTAATTTTACTACTTTTTGTTCCCCACATGTAGGTGTATTGGCACCTGGTACGAATGTAGCAGTGTCCTTTTTCAACACTTTGGTTCCTATAGTCTTGGGTAACAGTGGCAAACAAATCTTTTTGAAGGATAAAATGTCATTATCTGGTTCCATGCCATTGGTTTATGTTATGAGTATGAAGAATTCTGTTTTTTACAAAGCTTTACAGAAATTTAAATACAGGTCTCTGTATGCCAATGTTATTAACGATAAGAGGACGGCCTGGTGGACTTCTGGTATCTCTAAAAATGACCCATTCTTTGACTTAAATGAAAGAAGTGACATTGCAAAATTCCAATACATTAAAGGCTATAACCCTATTATTATAGATGCTGAAGCACCAATTAATGTATCAGATGCTGTCAATGATAGTGATATTAGTGCTACCAACGTGCAAGTGGATGATGAGATATTGActgaattttattttatcgaCTATTGGGCAAGTAAATTGACTAAATGGGTCACCGTtttgttaaatttattaatattggcACCATTGTGGCTGGTTTGGTTTTTCGTCTATGGAACGCTGGAGGCTTTTAAGTCAACTATAAGGGTAACTCTAGTGGTAAACAAATATTCCCAATATATCGTGGAGAACCTTTTGGAGGAAAATGATACTTTGGCAATTGTCACTAACCCTATTAACGATAAGATTGTAGGTGACGAATACAGCagtgatgaagatgaagaagaaaacaCCTTGTGTGCCTGTACCTCTAGATCAACTATGGCAAGTGCACTAAGTTCAACGGACATCCAAactaatattgaaaattcaTTAACTGATAAAACTGATACCTTACTTGACAGTGTGTTTGAAGCTAttgaaaggaaaaatacGGTCACTGGTTTGATTGTTCCAAATAAAAcagattttaaaatatctattAAAAGCTTAGAGTTACTGTCTATTGATGAGATcatagaaaaaagaaaattaaacaagTATGGGGCTTGTTTATTAGAGAATTTCCGTTTAAACATCTCTAAAATGCAACTGGAAATCATTGAAAACTTGAATGACTTGGAATGGAAGAAATTCCCcgtttttattagaaatacTAAAAGTTCGCATGCCTGTGCCATTGTTCGTCATGATGATCCTGATTTTGAAGAGGGTGAATGTGTGGTAAGACACTGGGTGAGTGAAGTGTTCAAACTggactgaaaaaaaaaaaaaaaaaaaaaaaaaaaggaagcatttatatatatatatatatatatatatatatatatgtatatactATTTATGTAAAGTCTCGTTTAATCCTATTACCTAATTTATCTataaaatcatcatcattcaCAATAAATGGACTGGATTTTACTCTTGTATAAATATTGATTAATTTGtcaaaatattcaattaCTTTCTCACTTGGAGTTTTAGTAGAAGTGCCGAGAACAAATTTTAATCCTATTTGTTTGATCAATCTGGCATATACTGTGCAATTTTCCAATTCGAAAAGTCTGATTATGTAACTTCCATTATGGTGTATTATCGATGTGTTGCTATCCATAATGTTGTTCCCAGATGGTGATGCTTGTAAAAGTGGGTCAAATAGCATTGAATCAAAATAGTCCAAAGCCATATTTGCAAAGGTGTTATACtttaaatcattattttgCGCAATTTCTGTAGGATCTTTATTATCGGTGGTTAAGCTgcttatattttcaatggCTAATGGTTTATTGTTTGGATTTATAATAGATACAAATTGTAAGGGCATTTTTTTACgattaatgtttttttggaacgctttatatttatatttgtatgTATATGTTATTATGATATAGTAGAATGTTCTTTTCtttgcttttcttttcttttaaaaatatacatgCACTACAATGATTTACGTGGGGGTGTGTGAAgcatatattatatttggtTTCCAAAGCAAATAAATTGGCAAACCACTCAGATTTTTcataccaaaaataaataaaaaaaaaataaaaaaaaaataaaataaaaaatgaaaaatggtaaaaCATATGGTTTCACTATGCGCTCATATACACACAAAATAAgcattcatttatttatctatttatatataaacatttaACCAAAACGAAAAGTACacacaaatattatatGTTAACACCCTGTGTATTATAACGACCAAACTATTCTTGATAATCTCgaccataaaaaaaaaaaaaaaaaaaattttaccCCAAACGCTCTTATTTCGTTCACCTATAAAAAGGTCTTAGGATACTCTAACGCAATCGAATTAGCAGCCTGTCTACCAAAAACAACACATTCCAACAAACTAGAACCACCCAATCTATTAGCACCGTGAACACCCCCAGACACTTCACCGGCTGCATATAGTCCTTGTAATAAAACATCGCCGGTTTTTGAAGATAAAACTTGcgatttttcattaatttcaGCGCCACCCATCGTAAAGTGAACTACTGGCGTAACTTCTCCAACATAAATTACAGTAGAACCATCAACTCTGTTATCAAAAGTATTGATTCTCACAGAACGACCAAATACATCAGGTTTGGTTAAATCAGAGTATTCGGATAAAgttctaataatattttcttttaactCTGGGTTCTGGTTTGAAACAAATTCATCAATAGTAGTTTtcttaattaattttttgaaaagataaaaattcaTATTGTTTGTATAATTTTCATAAACCTTTTCGCTCATTACCAAATACGAAATACCGTCATCAAGCTGTTCTTGGATATCTTTTGTGACTTCATCCCTAGTTTTCAACTCATTAGTAAATCTCAAACCAGTTTTAggatttaataaaatccCACCTAATCCTCTCAAAGCCTCTGCAGCTAAAAACTTCCAATTGCTCTCTCTATCAGTTGGATCAATAAACCCAGTAGGATGAACCTGGACTTGATTCATATCAATCATCTTAGCGCCTAACTTCTCCAAGATGGTCTGGCCATCACCAGTAGTCCCATCAGAGTTGGTGGTTGGCAATTTAACCAATTCTggtgtatattttttcaacatttCTTTACTATACCCAAACCCACCACTACAAAATACAACATGGTTTGTTTTAATAGTCTTGACAGAACCCTCTGAATCTGAGTATTTAACACCTGTAATTTTGTTAGTTGCATATTCAATGTCAATCACTTTActcttcatttttatttctaccaTCTCATTGTTGTATTGttccaattttttggaTAACGCATTCACAATTTCAAACCCTGGTGGTAATTTGCCAGAAGACCTGTGTGTTCTTGGCTTAGAATGCCCGCCCAACTGAGATAATAAATCCAACTTTAATTTGAATTCGTTTTGCAACCAGCTAATGGCATTGCTGCTATCTGCAGTCAATTTGTCCATTAAATTAGGACATCCCAACCCTTTAGCGGAATGCACAgtatcattaaaaaataagtttGGAGAATCGCCTTGGATCCCTAGCAGCTCTTGTGTTTTAGATGGTGTACCATTTATACCACTACTAGCTTTAATTGAATTCCCACCTATCTTTTCTGCTTTGTCAATTAAAATCACTGGAATGTTATACTTTGAAACTAATTGGTTGCAAGTGCTTAACCCTGCTAAGCCCGAGCCTATAACTACTACTGGATACTTTGGTACTGACATGTTCATATTCTTCCTGACTATTGTAAAgatgattataaaaaaaaaagttatcaaatatagttttttattaacgAAGAACATTTAAATGGGGgggagagagagagaaagagagagaaaaaaagaattaggGTAAAATGGGGATAAAATGAGAATTGAAAAGTCTctgttttatatatatatatatttaaaaataaaagtctAAATTCTTAAATATatggatatatatatactataTAAACTCacccaattttttttttttttttttttctttttcgtaaataaaaattatcccTCGTTT encodes:
- a CDS encoding lipase ROG1 family protein (similar to Saccharomyces cerevisiae YOR059C | LPL1 | LD phospholipase); its protein translation is MTLDHNPNKNIHLVVLVHGLWGNVNHMNYLATELESYFKLVEGEKASHRNEELLIYKASNNEGYKTYDGIDVCGLRVANEIKNIVNGTVGKVTKFSIIGYSLGGLICRFAIGLLYKDHFFEDNDIDLINFTTFCSPHVGVLAPGTNVAVSFFNTLVPIVLGNSGKQIFLKDKMSLSGSMPLVYVMSMKNSVFYKALQKFKYRSLYANVINDKRTAWWTSGISKNDPFFDLNERSDIAKFQYIKGYNPIIIDAEAPINVSDAVNDSDISATNVQVDDEILTEFYFIDYWASKLTKWVTVLLNLLILAPLWLVWFFVYGTLEAFKSTIRVTLVVNKYSQYIVENLLEENDTLAIVTNPINDKIVGDEYSSDEDEEENTLCACTSRSTMASALSSTDIQTNIENSLTDKTDTLLDSVFEAIERKNTVTGLIVPNKTDFKISIKSLELLSIDEIIEKRKLNKYGACLLENFRLNISKMQLEIIENLNDLEWKKFPVFIRNTKSSHACAIVRHDDPDFEEGECVVRHWVSEVFKLD
- the TCA17 gene encoding Tca17p (similar to Saccharomyces cerevisiae YEL048C | TCA17 | TRAPP Complex Associated protein), yielding MPLQFVSIINPNNKPLAIENISSLTTDNKDPTEIAQNNDLKYNTFANMALDYFDSMLFDPLLQASPSGNNIMDSNTSIIHHNGSYIIRLFELENCTVYARLIKQIGLKFVLGTSTKTPSEKVIEYFDKLINIYTRVKSSPFIVNDDDFIDKLGNRIKRDFT
- a CDS encoding uncharacterized protein (similar to Saccharomyces cerevisiae YJR051W | OSM1 | OSMotic sensitivity (paralog of YEL047C | FRD1)), producing MNMSVPKYPVVVIGSGLAGLSTCNQLVSKYNIPVILIDKAEKIGGNSIKASSGINGTPSKTQELLGIQGDSPNLFFNDTVHSAKGLGCPNLMDKLTADSSNAISWLQNEFKLKLDLLSQLGGHSKPRTHRSSGKLPPGFEIVNALSKKLEQYNNEMVEIKMKSKVIDIEYATNKITGVKYSDSEGSVKTIKTNHVVFCSGGFGYSKEMLKKYTPELVKLPTTNSDGTTGDGQTILEKLGAKMIDMNQVQVHPTGFIDPTDRESNWKFLAAEALRGLGGILLNPKTGLRFTNELKTRDEVTKDIQEQLDDGISYLVMSEKVYENYTNNMNFYLFKKLIKKTTIDEFVSNQNPELKENIIRTLSEYSDLTKPDVFGRSVRINTFDNRVDGSTVIYVGEVTPVVHFTMGGAEINEKSQVLSSKTGDVLLQGLYAAGEVSGGVHGANRLGGSSLLECVVFGRQAANSIALEYPKTFL